From the genome of Capra hircus breed San Clemente chromosome 21, ASM170441v1, whole genome shotgun sequence:
GTCAGGTCTGTGGTTTTCATCCAAAAAGTCTGCTtctttgaggacttccctggctgtccagttaattttatttatttatttattttggccatgccaggcAGATGGGGGCTCTTagagttccccgactagggataaAACCCTGCATTGAGTTCCCCCCTgcattagaaatgcagagtcttaaccactagaccccccagggaagtccctctccccCATTCtttgatggggaaactgagatgcAGAAGTGACTTTGCTTAGTCACTTGTATGTGACAGAGCTGGGACTTGAGGCCAGGCTGCCTGACTCCCAGCTGAGTGTTCTTTCCAACGCAGGGTGGGAGGGTGAGCTCTCTCCATCAGGGCtagccaccccctccccacaaccCCCAGCCTATTCCAGAGGTTTTCCTTCCATCCTACCCCTTCCACGAGAGCCCTGCTTTAAGCTTAATAGTTTAATCTTTAGTGTCCATTTCAAGGAGGCTAAAATTCCTCTCTGGGGTATTTTATTTTTAGCCGGCTTCAGGAAGGGGAAGCTCCTCTGGCCTGTTGGGGGCAGGGAGACACCGGCCGGGAGCCTGCTTCCTGAGGAAGGGCCGCCGCCGCCGTGCACCTGACCCTGGCCCGGGAGGAAGCCTCAGGCAGGAGCCACCCCAGTCCTGTCTTCCCCCTTCTGTATGGAGCGCCTCTGTTGTGCTGTGCTAGACATTGAGCAGGGGAGCAGGGTGCAATCTGATGAGGACCCCAGGCCAGGGAGGAGGCCCTCCCACATCCCTGCCGCCAGGGAGAGCTGGGAAGCACTGGGAACTGGGGGAAtttcagggaagcctggggagctGGTGGGAGGAGCCAGGAACTCAGTGGGGTTGGGGAAAGGGCACCCCTGTGGGATAACCCTGTGCAAAGGCCGGGCTACACAGAGGGCACTGGTGTGGCGGATCCCTTAGGGAAGGCAGGAAGCTGATGCCCCGGCTTTGGACCCAGACAGGTGGGCTCAGTGGCTTTTGTAGAAACACCTGTTGGATCAGAGAACGTGGCTGTGAAGCTGGGAGCTAGTTTTAGCATTCACTTCAGTCAGTTTTCTCCAGCTTGTTAGCCATCACAGACTCCTTCTTTCAAATCAGATCTTTCATGAAATTCCAGGGTACATATCAGACACACGCTATATTTTAATCGGTGTAAACTTAGGTCGTTAAATGTGCAACATTTAGCTAATCAAGAGCAATGACCTGTTGTGCAAGGCACAGTCATTTAGCATCAGGGCTGACAGGTGGTAACTGCTGTCTGAGCTTGGCCTCGGCacctaatttatttttatgtgttgcCTTGTTCTTgcccaatatattaaaaaaccccaaacaccACATTCACATGGCTAAGCAAATGGTGACAGTTGTACAGTCAAGGTCAGTGTAAAATTAATTATACCTTGGCCACAAAGCCATTGTGTGGGAACAAGGTATATATTTCATTTGAATAAAGATGGGTTTTTTTAacatcagtttttaaaagagCAGAATCTTTAGTGTTTGCCATTTTGGATCCGATTCTTTTGGGAACTCCTgtaccactggggaaacccagcctccctatttcacagatgggaagactgaggccaGCAAGGGGGCAGGGCTTACCCAGAACCCCCACAGGGAGATGGAGGCCATGGCAAACAAAGATCACATACACAGAGGGTGTCCTGGCTCCCCATAATTACCCTGTGCCCTGTTCCCAAGACAGGAATAGAAAGACGTCAGGGACAGACACACCCAGACTTGGGCGAGCCCTTGCTGAGCGTGTGTCTGTCTGTCGTCGGTCTGGCAGCCTTGAGCTGGTGGTGCTCAtgctcccttctcttcccgcAGCGATGCCCTCCTAGCCAGCCGCCACGGGATGGAGGGCTTCATGGACTCAGGGACACAGACTGATGCTGTGGTGGTGCTGTCTTTGGCTCAGGCCGCCGTGCTGGGCCTGGTCTCGGAAAATGAACTCTTTGGAGCCACCATAAGCGCCGAAGCCTTCTACCCGGACCTGGGGCCGGAGCTGTCTGGGGCAGCCATAGGGGAGCCCCGGCCCCCAGGCCCCGACGTCTACCAGCTGGCCTGCAACGGGCGGGCCCTGGAGGAGCCGGCCGAGGAGGAGGTGCTGGAGGTGGAGGCGGCCTTCGAGAAGCACACCCGGCGGAAGACGAGGCCACCTGTGCGCCTGGTGCCCAAGGTCAAGTTTGagaaggtggaggaggaggaggaggtctaCGAGGTGTCGGTGCCCGGCGGCGATGACAAGGATGCTGGCCCAGCAGAGGCCCCAGCCGAGGCAGCTAGCGGCGGCTGCGAGGCCCTGGTGCAGAGCAGCGCGGTCAAGATGATCGACCTCAGCGTCTTCAGCCGCAAGCCCCGGACGCTGCGACACCTGCCCCGCACCCCGCGGCCGGAGCTGGACGTAGCCCCCTTCGACCCCCACTTCCCCGACCCGGCCCGGGATGCCTTCGCCGAGCCCAGCATGGCGCTGCCCAGGCCGGAGGCCCTGTCTGTGGAGTGCAGCTTCGAGCCGCCGCACCTGCCCCCGCTGAGCGACCCCGAGCCCCCGACCATGGAGTCCCCGGAGCCCGTGAAGCCAGAGCAGGGCTTCGTGTGGCAGGAGGTGGGCGAGTTCGAAGCGGACACAGCCGGCTCAACGGTGGAGCGCCACAAGAAGGCCCAGCTGGACCGGCTGGACATCAACGTGCAGATCGACGACTCGTACCTGGTGGAGGCCGGCGACCGGCAGAAGCGCTGGCAGTGTCGCATGTGCGAGAAGTCCTACACGTCCAAGTACAACCTGGTGACGCACATCCTGGGCCACAACGGCATCAAGCCGCACTCCTGCCCGCACTGCAGTAAGCTCTTCAAGCAGCCCAGCCACCTGCAGACGCACCTGCTGACGCACCAGGGCACCCGGCCGCACAAGTGCCAGGTGTGCCAGAAGGCCTTCACGCAGACCAGCCACCTCAAGCGCCACATGCTGCTGCACTCGGAGGTCAAGCCCTACAGCTGCCACTTCTGCGGCCGCGGCTTCGCCTACCCCAGCGAGCTCAAGGCCCACGAGGTGAAGCACGAGAGCGGCCGCTGCCACGTGTGCGTCGAGTGCGGCCTGGACTTCTCCACGCTGACGCAGCTCAAGCGCCACCTGGCTTCCCACCAGGGCCCCACCCTCTACCAGTGCCTGGAGTGTGACAAGTCCTTCCACTACCGCAGCCAGCTGCAGAATCACATGCTCAAGCACCAGAACGTGCGGCCCTTCGTGTGCACCGAGTGCGGCATGGAATTCAGCCAGATCCACCACCTCAAGCAGCATTCGCTCACCCACAAGGTAAGGGCCCCTTGCACCACCCCGCACCCTGGCCAGACCTGGCCCCTGGAACCTCCCCACCGGCCACAACCGCCCAGGGCCTCCTGAGTCTCTCTCCTCCTGCCAAGCTTTCATCCAGGGCTTCCCATAGTGCTGGATGAGACCGCTTAGGTGGtgaatgttcttttctttcttttctcaatatttgtgtgctcagtcacttgagtcgtgttcgactctgcaacccccatggactgtagctctccaggctcctctgtccatgggattttccaggtaagagtactggagtgggttgcagtttcttcctccaggggatcttcctacccaaggattaaacccctgtccccagcatctcctgtattgcaggcagattcttaaccagcagaccaccagggaattcccaaatggttcttttttttattgttatatttattttgatgttgttgttgttcagttgctcagttgtgtccaactccttgcatcccatggcctgcagcacgccaggcttcccagtccttcaccatctcctggagtttgctcagatccatgcccatggagtcaatgatgccatcccatcatctcatcctctgtcacccctttctcttgCCATCAATGTTTCCCttcatcggggtcttttccagtgagttgttttttgcatcaggtggccaaagcattggagcttcagcttcagcatcagtccttccagtgaatattcagggttgatttcttttaggattgactggtttgatctccttgctgtctaagggactatacatgaccactggaaaaatcacagctttgactagatggacctttgtcagcaaagtgatgtctctgctttattttgATGAGTGTTAGGAAAAGATGTAATTGAaattagtttttgtttatttggattttggtttttgtgtgtgtggtttgtgggatttttttctttttttttaagatatgaaccgttttttgtttttgttttttttacaacCAAAGATATGTTTCTGAATGTGGTTTCTCCTCCGTAATCCTGACACCTGCAATTCAGATGCAGGTGAGCAGAGGGGACACATCTGCCACCCTGGGGCCCCCTTAGGTCAACTGCAAACACTTTGGGGCACTTGCTGCGCCGCAAGCCTGGAGCTCTGCAGGGGCTTCAGCCCCAGTGTCTCAGGCACTCTGAAATCAGTTTTCTAAATAGTaaaactttattcattttaaaacatttgaactGAAGTGTTTGAAGAATCCCTGAAGGACCCAAGGAGCATAGTTGGAGAATTGCTGATTTTTCCATCTCACAGCTGGGAGGACCGAGGCCAGAGAGAGGCCAGGATGCCGTAGGGAAGTACATGAGATGCCCAAGAACACAAAGGGCTCCTCTTGCCTCTCGTAATTACTCGAGTCTATCAAAAGCGTGTGCCTCTCTTTTAAGCAAATACTAAATATATTTCACTGTAGAAGggagtgagggacttccctggtggtccagtggttaagaatccactttccaatgcaggggacacaggtttgatccctggtcagggaactaagatgccacatgccaaagggcaactaagcccacaggccacaactactgagcctgtgtgctctggagcccacgtgCTACAACATGAACccgatacagccaaataaattaaaaaaaaaaaaaaaagctttaaaaagggAATGAATGTAAGGGAAAATATTTGTTATAGAGAAGTACAGCTGGTTCCAGATACTCTAAAATGAAGCAAAGTGGCCTGTGGAGACAGATGATAGAGCAACACCATCTTGTCCGCTGTGTCTCTAGACATCACCTTGACCAGTTctcccctgccttcctccctccctgcaggcTGCTAGCCTCCGTGACTTTCAGCCAGCATCACCTCCTTTGAGGGGCCTTTACGTCCAGACAGGCTGAATGAGGCCTCTCGGGTCCCACCATCCCACTCTGGCACTTGGCCTGCGCGGTGGTTTCCAACCAAATCCAACCAGCTTCACACTTTGAAGCAGAATGTGCAtggagctggggcttcccaggtggcgctagtggtaaagaacccacctacgatgcaggagacgtaagaaactccgattcgatccctgggtcaggaagatcccctggagaagagcatggcaacccactccagtattcttgcctggaaagtcctatggacagaggagcctggcaggctacagtacagtacatggggtcgcaaagagtcagacatgactgaccaataGAGCACGCATGTGCACAGAGCTACCACTCTCCAACCTGGGGCCTTAGAGAGGCTCCAGGTTGAACTCGTGTCCTTGTCTCTCACAGTGGACATTGCAGTGAGTAGGGGAGAAATATCCTGCCAAGCCGAGAATCCAGCCTGTCCCAGCCCTgggaacttttttttaatatatttttaaaaatttatttggctgcactgggtcttagttatggcatgtaagatctagttccctggccggGGATCGAActagggtcccctgcattgggagcgatgagttttagccactggactaccagggaagtcccctggggaACTTTTTCTGCTGCAGCAGATATGATTGCAGATTTCATTGCAGGTGCTTCTCCATTCAATTGGTGTAGCTACCTAGACTGTAAAGAAGGATTCTGAAGCTGAATCTGGCCTTGGCCATAAAACCAGATGATTGATTATTCATGCCTGCAGGGGGTTTGGGTGATGAGAATAGAGAGCGATAAGTACACGTGCTGTGTGCTTGCcatctttctcctctcttcctaAACTTTAAAATATCCACAAGaccacaaaatgttttaaaaaaaaagtaaataatactgtgaagaaaaaaatcaagatcaaAGGCTGATAAAACTGCAGACATTCCCGTGATCAGCCTCAGTGTATGCAGGGCACACATCATGCGCGAAGTCAGCTCCCCACGGGCAGGGCCCCCTGGTGGTCACACACGTCATCTTCACTGTGTCAAGCCGGCACACACAGGAGACACGGTCTGTCTGCCCAGAGGTAGACACtgggaccatggggtcacaaagagtcagacgtgactgagaggCTAAGAAACAGCAGACGACAGGAAGTCATTTCCCAGAAGCCCTGATGCTCGGGTCCGCACGAACACACGCCCAGAACCCGTGTCCATCGTGCGGTCCTGACCGTGGCTCCCGcccaccccccgcctccccacaGGGCGTGAAGGAGTTCAAGTGCGAGGTGTGCGGCCGGGAGTTCACCCTGCAGGCCAACATGAAGCGGCACATGCTGATCCACACCAGCGTCCGGCCCTACCAGTGCCACATCTGCTTCAAGACCTTTGTGCAGAAGCAGACCCTCAAGACCCACATGATTGTCCACTCGCCCGTGAAGCCGTTCAAATGCAAGGTACCGGATCCTCGGGCCCCGGGGCAGCACTTGCTCACAAGTGGCCCCAGCGTGTGATCGCAGGAGGCGGGACCCAGGCTGGGCAAGGGGggccgctccccccaccccacccccgttgGCTGAAACTGCTGGGCTctggggggttggggggtagGTGGTGAGGGTTGAGGTCCTACAAGCTACTGAATTGGCTGCTTTTCTTTGGCCGcactgaggcttgtgggatcttagttccccagccagggatggaacgcaggcccttggcagtgaacgTGTAGAATCCTaaacattggaccaccagggaattccccgaaGTTGCTTTTTGAGAGTTGAGGGCGGGGGTGAAGGTCGTGGTGCAGCCTCAGGGAAGGAGCCCAGGCCGGAGACTCAGTGCTGCTGGAGCTCCCAGGCCTGGGTCTCAGCCTCAGCTCGGGGAGTGTGTCCTCGGCCTCTGGGGTCACATAGGAAAGGACAAAGGGGATGCGATTCGGGCCCAGCCATGGAGGTGGGAGCGGCTAGGGGCCGGGGGAGGACAGGCCACCAGGCTGACGAGGCCGGGCTGGGGCCGGGTGTGTTCCAGGTGTGCGGGAAGTCCTTCAACCGCATGTACAACCTACTGGGCCACATGCACCTTCACGCGGGGAGCAAACCCTTCAAGTGCCCCTACTGCTCCAGCAAGTTCAACCTCAAGGGCAACCTGAGCCGGCACATGAAGGTCAAGCACGGCGTCATGGACATCGGCCTGGACAGCCAAGGTGGGTGGGCCACACGCCGAGGACGGAGCAGGAGCGGTCCTGTCATGGCGCACTCAGGAGCCTCCTGTCCAGTGA
Proteins encoded in this window:
- the ZNF710 gene encoding zinc finger protein 710 isoform X1 translates to MEGFMDSGTQTDAVVVLSLAQAAVLGLVSENELFGATISAEAFYPDLGPELSGAAIGEPRPPGPDVYQLACNGRALEEPAEEEVLEVEAAFEKHTRRKTRPPVRLVPKVKFEKVEEEEEVYEVSVPGGDDKDAGPAEAPAEAASGGCEALVQSSAVKMIDLSVFSRKPRTLRHLPRTPRPELDVAPFDPHFPDPARDAFAEPSMALPRPEALSVECSFEPPHLPPLSDPEPPTMESPEPVKPEQGFVWQEVGEFEADTAGSTVERHKKAQLDRLDINVQIDDSYLVEAGDRQKRWQCRMCEKSYTSKYNLVTHILGHNGIKPHSCPHCSKLFKQPSHLQTHLLTHQGTRPHKCQVCQKAFTQTSHLKRHMLLHSEVKPYSCHFCGRGFAYPSELKAHEVKHESGRCHVCVECGLDFSTLTQLKRHLASHQGPTLYQCLECDKSFHYRSQLQNHMLKHQNVRPFVCTECGMEFSQIHHLKQHSLTHKGVKEFKCEVCGREFTLQANMKRHMLIHTSVRPYQCHICFKTFVQKQTLKTHMIVHSPVKPFKCKVCGKSFNRMYNLLGHMHLHAGSKPFKCPYCSSKFNLKGNLSRHMKVKHGVMDIGLDSQGGWATRRGRSRSGPVMAHSGASCPVRGAGRLARPETSLGWAQVWRGGSPEGHQRDNDGTFMYSPKDLRGLT
- the ZNF710 gene encoding zinc finger protein 710 isoform X2, with protein sequence MEGFMDSGTQTDAVVVLSLAQAAVLGLVSENELFGATISAEAFYPDLGPELSGAAIGEPRPPGPDVYQLACNGRALEEPAEEEVLEVEAAFEKHTRRKTRPPVRLVPKVKFEKVEEEEEVYEVSVPGGDDKDAGPAEAPAEAASGGCEALVQSSAVKMIDLSVFSRKPRTLRHLPRTPRPELDVAPFDPHFPDPARDAFAEPSMALPRPEALSVECSFEPPHLPPLSDPEPPTMESPEPVKPEQGFVWQEVGEFEADTAGSTVERHKKAQLDRLDINVQIDDSYLVEAGDRQKRWQCRMCEKSYTSKYNLVTHILGHNGIKPHSCPHCSKLFKQPSHLQTHLLTHQGTRPHKCQVCQKAFTQTSHLKRHMLLHSEVKPYSCHFCGRGFAYPSELKAHEVKHESGRCHVCVECGLDFSTLTQLKRHLASHQGPTLYQCLECDKSFHYRSQLQNHMLKHQNVRPFVCTECGMEFSQIHHLKQHSLTHKGVKEFKCEVCGREFTLQANMKRHMLIHTSVRPYQCHICFKTFVQKQTLKTHMIVHSPVKPFKCKVCGKSFNRMYNLLGHMHLHAGSKPFKCPYCSSKFNLKGNLSRHMKVKHGVMDIGLDSQDPMMELTGTDPSELDSQQEMEDFEENAYAYAGVDGSAEASVLTEQAMKEMAYYNVL